From the genome of Agrobacterium tumefaciens:
TCATTCCGGCTCGTTAAAATTTAGGACAGCATAGCTGTCTCAATTCTCAAGAATTTTGGCAGAAATGGGCTCGTTTAGCAAGGCGCATGTTCAATTTATAAAACCGGACTTTTGCAGCGAAGTTTCCAGAGACGTCGATCCCGCGAAATTTTCTTTTGAGAAACAGCCCCTCACTGTTGCTTTCATTACCCTATTTGCCATTTGCGAAGTGAGGTCATAAAACTTTGCGAGTCATCCCGCAGACTGCCCGCACAAACAGATACCATCCATCGGAAAGCCCCAAAGATGTTTTTTGCTTCAGACAATTGGGCTGGTGCCCACCCTGCCATCAACGACCGGCTCTCGAAGGAGTCCACCCGTTTTGCCGCAGCCTACGGCACGAGCGAATTGGACCGCTCTATCGAAAGCCGCTTCAACGAGTTGTTCGAACGTGAGGTGGCCGTCTTCTTTGTTGCCACAGGCACTGCGGCAAATTCTCTTTCCCTCGCCAGCATTGCACGCCCGGGCGGTCTGACCTTCTGTCACTCGGAAGCCCACATCATTGAAGACGAATGCGGCGCACCGGATTTTTTCAGCGGCATGCGCATGGTCGCCGTCGAGGGCCCGAACGGTAAAATGCTGCCGGAGAATCTTGTCGAGCGCATCGCACGCTATCCACAGGACGCCATCCATCACGGACGCGCAGCTGCCGTCAGCATGACGCAGGCAACCGAGGTGGGAACCGTCTACACGCTGGATGAAATCGACGCCATTTCCAAGATCGCCAAAAACAACGGCCTGCCATTGCACATGGATGGGGCCCGCTTTGCAAACGCTCTCGTTTCGCTGGGAACAACACCCGCAGAAATGACCTGGAAACGCGGCGTCGACGTGCTGTCATTCGGTGGCACGAAAAACGGCTGCTGGTGCGCAGAGGCAATTGTGTTCTTTGATCCGACGCTTGCAAAAGACTTCGCGTTTCTGCGCAAACGGACTGCCCAGCTTTTCTCCAAGTCGCGATTCATTGCCGCCCAGTTCGACGCCTATTTGCAGGACGATCTCTGGCTCGGTCTCGCCAGCCACGCCAACGCCATGGCCGACCGGCTGCGCGCCGGCTTTGGCTCGCTCAACAGCGCGCGTCTGGCATGGCCGACATCGGCCAACGAGGTCTTCGCCATTCTTCCCAAGGCATCGGCAGATGCCGCGACTGAAAAAGGCGCAAAGTTCTACGACTGGCTTGTTCCACGCGATATGCCGGAAAAAGTCGCAGACGACGAAATGCTGATCCGCATGGTGACGAGCTTTGCAACGACAGAGGCCGACGTCAACGAGTTCCTGTCGATCTGCGGCGCAGCCTGACATCACCAAACCCCTCAGCCGTCATTCGCGTTTTGCACGGAATGACGGCCGAAGGCTTTAATTTGCCTCGCCCTCATCCGAAGACGGAAAGAAACGATTGGCGGGACGGCGAAGACCGAGATGGTCGCGCAGTGTCGTGCCGTCATATTCGGTGCGGAACAAGTTACGTCTTTGCAACTCCGGTACCACCAGTCTGGTGAAATCATCCAGTCCGGCCGGCAGGAAGGGAAACGAGACGTTGAACCCGTCCGAGCCTTCCTCATGGAGCCAGCGCTCCATATCATCGGCGATCGTCGCCGGCGTGCCGACGAAAGCCAGCCCCGCATAACCGCCAAGACGCTGGGCCAGTTGGCGCACCGTAAGCCCCTCGGTCCGGGCCAGTTCAATCACCCTTTCCCGGCTTGATTTGCTGGCGTTTGTCTCAGGGATATCCGGCAACGGCCCATCTGGATCGAATGTCGAGGCATCATGGCCGAGGGCTATGGAAAGCGAGGCGATGGCGCTGTCATAGTGGACGAGACTGTCCAGCCTCGCACGCTTCGCGCGCGCTTCTTCGACGGTGTCGCCAACGACGACGAATGCACCCGGCAGAATGACGATATCATCGTAAGAGCGGCCCGCCGCAACGGCGCGATCCTTGACGTCCTTGTAGAAGGACTTGCCGGCAGCAAGATGGGCAGGCGCTGCGAACACAACCTCAGCCGTTTCCGCCGCCAGTTGGCGACCAGGCTCGGACGCGCCAGCCTGCACAATGACAGGCCATCCCTGAACGGGACGTGCGATATTGAGCGGACCCTGCACGGAAAACTCACGCCCCTTGTGATGCACCGCATGCATCCGGTCAGGATCGAAGAAAATTCCGCTTTCGGTATCACGAATAAAAGCGTCATCGGCAAAAGAGTCCCAGAGACCGGTGACGACGTCATAAAACTCGCGTGCCCGCGAATATCGCTGCGAATGGTCGGGCTGCGTTTCGCGTCCGAAATTCAATGCTGCATCCGGGTTGGCCGTGGTCACGATATTCCATCCCGCCCTTCCACCGCTCAAATGGTCGAGCGAGGCGAAACGCCGTGCAACGTGATAGGGCTCGTCAAATGTTGTCGAGGCTGTTGCCACCAGTCCGATGCGGCTGGTGACAGCCGCAAGCGCCGATAGCAGGGTGAATGGCTCGAACGATGTGACCGTATGGCTTCGTCGCAAAGCCTCGACCGGCATGTTGAGGACAGCAAGGTGATCGGCCATGAAAAAGGCGTCGAACTTGGCAGCCTCAAGCTGTTGGGCAAAACGGGTGAGATGGGCAAAATTGAAATTGGCATCCGGCCATGCGCCCGGATAACGCCAGGCACCGGTGTGAAGGCTTACGGGTCGCATGAATGCACCGAGGTGCAGTTTGCGTTCAATTCCCATCAAGGATTCCTTTCGTCCTGAAATACATGATCGCAAAACAGACCGCTGCTGACCTTGGTCATGACGTAGCGGTGGAACCGGACCTGAAAATTTGTGACGCATCTCGCGTCAGGACCGGCTCCTTTAGCTATATGGAACGGCCGGGCGGAAATACCAGTCCTCGAGACGATCGCAAGAGCGTGGATCGAATGACGGGTTGAGATAGGGCCCGGCAGGAGGTATCAGGTGCTTCAATTCAAGGCGGACCAACCGCAAACCTGCCTCTCAAAACCCAAAAGGCTTATCCCGACATGATCCCGGATTTCCTCGTCACCCATTCCGGTGGCTTCCATGCCGATGAACTGCTGTCCAGCGTCATCCTCACCCGGCTCTTTCCAGAAGCCCGCCTTGTTCGCAGCAGAGCACCGGAATGGATCACGCCCGGCGAAGACCGGATCATCTACGACGTCGGCGGCGCCTATGATGAGGCGAAGGGAATATTCGATCACCACCAGCGTGGCGCGCCGCTCAGGGACGATGGCCAGCCCTACAGCTCCTTCGGCCTGATCTGGAAGCACTATGGTCGGAATTATCTCGCAGCATTGGCGATCCCGGCAGAGCACATCGAAGCCGTCCATGCCTCTTTCGACAGCGGCTTCGTGCTGCCGGTCGATCTGGTCGACAATGGTGCGCTGAGCCCCTCCACCGCGGGACAGTTGGCGGGACTGACGCTGCCCGCACTTCTCGAAATCCTGAAACCGGTTTTCGATGAGACCGATCCCGAAGCAGAAACGCGGGCATTCCATGCAGCGCTCGACATCGCCCGCAGCTTCGTCGAAGCCAAGATCGCGAAAAGTGCCGCAAAGCTTCGTGCCGAAGCACTTGTGAACAAGGCTATCGTCGACGCCGGTGCAGGGTATATTCTGGAACTGCCCCTCGGCATGCCGTTCCGGCCGGCGATTGTCAAAGCAGGCGCAGATCATCTTCTGTTCGTGGTCCATCCACGCGGCAACGACTGGTGCCTGACCGGAATTCGACGTGCAGACGAAGGGTTCGAGTTGCGGGCTGACCTGCCTTTGGCATGGGCAGGCCTGACCAATGAGGATCTTGAAGCCGCCTCCGGCGTTAAAGGAGCAAGCTTCTGTCACAATGGTCGGTTCATCGCCGCTGCCAAGACCAGGGATGCAGCGATGGCCATGGCGGAGTTGGCAGTGAAAGAAGCCTTTGCCACTGGCGCGGTAGCGACCAGCGCCTGAACAGAGATCAAGACGGAGCGAGACAGTGAGTGTTGCTTTCACCAAAGAAGAGAGTTCCGAAACAGCATCGGAAACTTTGCTGCCCGACCGTCCGATTTCATCTCACCCGAACCTCGTGACGCAAACCGGCATGAAGGCTCTGGAATTGCAGCTTCAACAGGCTCGCGATGCTTATGAAGCGACAAATGCGATCGAGGACATCAATGAACGGCGTCGGCAGGCGGCGAGCCCCCTGCGCGACGTCCGCTATTTTGCTGCGAGAGTGAGAACGGCGCAGGTCATCCCTGATCCGGCGTCGTTCGATACCATCGCGTTCGGCAACACGGTTACTTTCAGCCGCGATGACGGGCGGGTGCAGACCTACCGCATCGTGGGAGAGGACGAAGCAGACCCCAAAGCCGGCTCGATCTCCTTTGTTTCACCGGTAGCGACGCGCCTCATGGGTAAAGCGGTCGGTGACGCGGTGGAAATGGGCGGCCACGAACTGGAAATCATTTCGATCTCGTAGGCAGCGGTTATCGGTCGCCTATCCAGTGATGTGAAATCCTGTCGGCCAATCCTGTAGTGTCACCGCCTGCGTTTGTACGTCGACCACGGATGCGCCGCGCGGTCCGTGCCAGAAGCCTTCAATCATTGAGGAGACGGCATGCTCTGGTCCTGCGATTAGGGCAACGACAGAACCGTCGGCTTCATTGCGGACCGAACCCGCCAGACCGAGCTTCAAGGCTTCCTGGCGCGTCCAGACGCGGAAACTGACACCCTGTACCTTGCCGGTAATTCGAACCAGCATTGCCTTTTGATCGCTCGACATTGTCGTCTCCCATCAAGCAGTCATCTCAAAAAATGCCGAACTGCGGCGCTTGTTGCAAGCCGCTCCTGCGCAAGTCTTCACACCATCCTGATTTTCCGTCCCTGACAGTTTTCCAGCCGTCCTCAAGGGAACGCCCGATGGCGCGCGAACGTTCTTACAGCTCAATCATTCCAACGAGGCTGGTCGGATTTCCGGCATTTCAAGCAAGAGGGAAGAACCATGGCAATTGCAAAAAACACCGTTTGCGTCTGGTACGACAAGGACGCCGAGGCTGCGGCTCGCTTCTACACAACGACATTTCCAAACAGCGTAATGGGCGCGATTGTCCGTGCACCGGGTGACTATCCTTCCGGCAAGGAGGGTGATGTCCTCACGGTCGAGTTTACGGTTGGAGGCGTTCCTTGTGTTGGTTTGAACGGCGGACCGGTCTTCAAACACAACGAAGCATTCTCGTTTCAGATCTCCACCGAAGACCAGGAGGAAACCGATCGCTACTGGAACGCCATTGTCGGCAATGGCGGCGAAGAGAGCGAGTGCGGCTGGTGCCGGGACAAGTGGGGAATCTCCTGGCAGATAACACCAAGAACCCTGATTGAAGCACTCACAGCCGGCGGTGATGAGGCAAAACGGGCTTTTGATGCGATGATGACCATGAAAAAGATCAACGTCGCGGCAATAGAGGCTGCGCGACGCGGCTAATCCGTAAATCTTCGAAGAAATTTCTATGAACCGGCAAACATGTCAGCATGGAATGCCAAGCCTTCCGGTCGTCAACGCGATATAGTCCACTAAATTAATAGACTAAATCGGAGCCGCTTCGGCGCCTCCTTCATTGACACCCTACGCTGCGACGTTCAGCGACAATACGAGGCTTTCCGATGACCAGACAAGTGATCGAATATGCGGGTATTGCGGTTGGAATTGTTGTCCCCGACAACGGCCTGCTGAAGTTCATTGCCGTAAAATTTCATGTTCATGACCTGGATGGACGATACTTCGCTTCACCGGCGGAAGTTTTGCGTGCGATCCATAAGTTGGTGTCGACTGGAAACACGGTCCATGCAGCGTCAAAAGCTGCCTGACTGGAAACAGGAGATATTACGATGAAACTGCACCGTTTCTTTCGTCTTTCTGCCTTGCGAGACGATCTCGAGCGCAGACTTCTCGTTCACGAATATCGTTCGCTTCTGACGGATGACCTGATGGGAGATACAGGCATGTCGGATGTTCGGGATCGGCTGTTCGAAGTCTCCGGCGAACTCTCCTCCGTTCGTTCCCGATGCCGCTAATCAATGCATCGGACGAAAACGTACCGTTTCGCGTCACGATTGACTTGCAATCTTGAAGGAATAAAATTCCCCTAAGCGCAGCCGTACTCAATCAAGAACGAAAAAGACGGTATGAGCGTCCGAAACCGGCAAGCCTTCCGGGCTCGACAGTTTCCGCCTCGCGCTTCGGCGACTCTGGGAGGAGGCTTGCCATGACTTGTCGCGGATTTCTGCTGCTTGCAACTCTTTTCGTATTTTCACCGCCTGCTGCTTACGCTCAGGAAGGTGACGTGACTGCCGGCGCAATCGTCTTCAAGAAGTGCGCCACCTGTCACGTCACCGAGACGGACCAGAACAAGGTGGGACCATCACTGAACGGCTTGTTCGGTAGGAAGGCCGGAACACATCCGGACTTCTCCTACTCGGCGGCGATGAAGGATGCGGGTGAAGGCGGCCTCGTCTGGGACGAGGCAACACTGCGTGATTATCTGCACAACCCGAAATCGAAGGTCAAAGGTACAAAAATGGCTTTCGCGGGTCTGAAGGACGATACGGAAATCACCAATCTCACGGCCTATCTGAAACAGTTCTCAAAGTAGGACCACGTCCCGAAAGGGACGGATACTAGCTAAATCGCCGTAATTGCCCACATTTTTCATTTGTGAGATAATGACGGTCACACTTTTCTAAAAAAGCAGTTTCACGTCCACGGTCGCAATCGTCTCAGGGAGGAGACGGAAATGGCTGTTGTGCTGATTCTCGTTCTGCTGGTGGTTGGCTCCGTGTTGTTTCACATGCTGAGCCCCTGGTGGTGGACGCCGATTGCGTCCAACTGGAGTTATATCGACCACACGCTCGTCATTACGTTCTGGATCACCGGCATCGTCTTCATCGCTGTGGTTCTGTTCGTTGCCTATTGTGTCTTTCGCTTTCGGCACAAGCCGGGGAACAGGGCAGCCTATGAACCGGAAAACCGCAAACTCGAATGGACGCTTGCCGGCGGCACCGCCATTGGGGTTGCCGCCATGCTCGCGCCCGGCCTGATCGTTTGGGACCGTTTCATTTCCGTCCCGGCGGATGCCGCTCCCGTCGAGATCGTCGGCCAACAGTGGCTGTGGAGTTTCCGGCTGCCGGGTGCTGACGGAAAACTTGGTCGTTCCGACACCAGTGCCGTCACCCCCGATAACCCACTCGGCCTTGATAAAAATGATACCTCCGGCCTGGATGACGTGATCGTCGATGGTGGTGAGCTGCATGTGCCAGTCGGCAAGCCGGTGAAGGTGCTGTTGCGCTCCATAGACGTCATTCATGATTTCTACGTGCCGGAATTCCGCGCCAAGATGGACATGATTCCCGGCATGGTAACGTTTTTCTGGTTCACGCCGACACGAACCGGAACCTTCGACGTTCTCTGTGCCGAACTGTGCGGTGTCGGCCATCCCCAGATGCGTGGAACCGTCGTGGTCGATGACGCGGCCACCTATCAGGCATGGCTGGAACAGCAGCCGACCTTCACACAGCTTACGGCCTCAGAGGCGCCGCAACCGTCAAATTGACGGCTGCGAAGTAGACGATCGGGAGGAAAGGAGGGAAGACCATGACGGAAATCCGCTCGGACAGCGCAGACGCCATTCCACCCGCAGAAGTCGCGGAGATGGAGCTTTACCATCCCAAAAGCTGGTGGACGAGATACGTTTTCAGTCAGGACGCGAAGGTGATAGCCGTCCAGTATTCTCTTACCGCTCTGTCGATCGGCCTGGTCGCCCTCGTGTTGTCCTGGCTGATGCGGCTGCAACTCGCTTTTCCCGGTTACTTCACCTTCATTGACGCAGATCGCTATTACCAGTTCATCACCATGCACGGCATGATCATGGTCGTTTATCTGTTGACCGCGCTGTTTCTCGGCGGCTTCGGCAACTATCTCATTCCGCTGATGGTTGGCGCGCGTGACATGGTATTTCCCTATGCCAACATGCTGAGCTACTGGATCTATCTCCTGGCCGTGCTCATCCTTGTCGCAGGCTTTTTCGCACCCGGAGGACCATCCGGCGCTGGCTGGACGCTCTATCCGCCGCAATCCGTGCTTTCAGGCACGCCGGGGGGAAGCAACTGGGGTATCGTCCTCATGCTTTCCTCGCTAATCGTCTTCATCATCGGCTTTACCCTCGGTGGCCTGAACTATGTCGTCACCGTTCTACAGGGGCGCACACGCGGCATGACGCTGATGCGCATGCCGCTCACAGTCTGGGGCATTTTTACCGCAACGGTGATGGCGCTGCTTGCCTTTCCAGCCCTCTTTGTTGCTTCGGTCATGATGCTGTTCGATCGATTGTTGGGCACCAGCTTTTTCATGCCTGCCATTGTCGAAATGGGAACGCAGTTGCAGCACGGCGGCGGCAGCCCCATCCTGTTCCAACACCTCTTCTGGTTCTTCGGTCATCCGGAAGTCTACATCGTGGCGCTGCCTGCCTTCGGTATCGTCTCGGATCTCATCAGCACCCACGCGCGCAAGAACATTTTCGGTTATCGCATGATGGTGTGGGCAATCGTCATCATCGCCGCGCTCAGCTTCGTCGTCTGGGCCCATCACATGTATGTCAGCGGCATGAATCCCGCCTTTGGTTTCTTCTTCGCCACGACCACTCTCATCATCGCGGTGCCGACGGCCATCAAGGTCTATAACTGGGTGCTGACACTCTGGCGTGGCGACATCCACCTGACCCTACCCATGCTGTTCGCGCTTTCCTTCATCGTGACCTTCGTCAATGGCGGGTTGACCGGCCTCTTTCTTGGCAACGTCGTCGTTGATGTTCCGCTGTCCGACACCATGTTCGTCGTTGCGCATTTCCACATGGTCATGGGCGTCGCGCCGATCCTCGTTGTCTTTGGTGCCATCTATCATTGGTATCCGAAGGTAACCGGACGCATGCTGAACACTATCCTCGGGCATATTCACTTCTGGATCACCTTCCTCGGTGCCTATGCCATCTTCTTCCCCATGCACTATCTCGGCCTGATCGGCGTGCCGCGCCGCTATTACGAGCTGGGCGAAACGGCGTTCGTACCGGCTTCGGCCCATACGTTGAACATTTTCATCACCGTGATGGCGCTGATTGTCGGCGCCGGACAAATGGTTTTCCTGTTCAATCTCGTCTGGAGCCTTTTCAAAGGCAAACCTGCAGGCGGCAACCCCTGGAGAGCGACAACACTCGAATGGCAGACGCCGCAAACCCCACCGGCACACGGCAACTGGGGCCGGGAATTGCCGGTCGTCTACCGCTGGGCCTATGACTACAGCGTTCCCGGAGCAACGGAAGACTTCATTCCACAGACCGTACCGGCCACCGGCGGCAACACGCGGGAGGCAACATCATGAGTGCCACGCTGATTTTCCTTACCGCCATCGGTGCGGTGATCGTCTGGTGGATGTCCGGCCAAAGGCTCACCTCGAAACCGTGGCTCGAGACTGGCACGATACCGCTCACGGATCACCCTTCCACGCCCCCCATAAAGATCGGATTGTTCGTATTCCTCGGCGTGGTCGGCGCACTGTTCAGCCTCTTCATCAGCGCCTATTTCATGCGGATGGCGTCTTCGGACTGGTGGGCAACGCCGGTGCCGCGGATTTTGTGGCTTAACACTGGCGTACTGATCCTCGCTAGTGCCACTCTTCAATGGGCAAAAGTCGAAGCCAAACGTGGACGCGAAAGCGCTGTCCGTCACGATCTAACCGCCAGTTTCGTTCTCGCGCTTCTTTTCCTCATCGGGCAGGTCGAAGCATGGCGTGAGCTTGCGTCTTCCGGCTTCGTCTTCTCGGGCAACCCGGCAGACAGCTTCTTCTACCTGCTGACAGGGCTGCACGGCCTGCATATCCTTGGCGGTATCCTTGTTCTCGGACACACAACCGTCAGAGCATTTTCGGCCGATTTCCCGCGAAACAGACTTCGCCTCAGCATCGATCTCTCGGCAATTTACGCCCATTTCATGCTGGCAGTCTGGCTCATTCTTTTCGCAATTTTTGCAGGATGGGCGAATGATTTCGCCGACCTGTGCCGACAACTGCTGAATTAGGAGGACAAAATGGTTCAGTCCGCCCAAACGCATGGTAACCAGCCAGTCCGCCCGTCCGGCCTCAAGGGCATTGCCGCCGATTTTTCCTCGGATCAACGCGCCTTCAAAACTGCGTCCTGGGGCAAGGCCATGATGTGGTTCTTCATCCTCAGCGACATTTTCGTCTTCGGATGTTTTCTGCTGGCCTACATGACCGCCCGCATGTCCACCACCGTTCCATGGCCGAACCCGAGCGAGGTGTTTGCGCTTCACATCGCAGGACAGGATGTCCCGCTGATCCTCATCGCCATCATGACGTTCGTGCTGATCTCAAGCAGCGGCACGATGGCAATGGCAGTGAACTTTGGCTACCGCCGCGAAAAGGGCAAGACGGCCGTTCTGATGCTGCTGACGGCACTTCTCGGTGTCAGCTTCGTCGGCATGCAGGCGTTCGAATGGACGAAGCTGATTTCGGAGGGCGTACGCCCCTGGGAAAACCCGTGGGGCGCTGTGCAATTCGGCTCGACCTTCTTCATGATCACCGGCTTTCACGGCACCCATGTCACGATCGGGGTCATTTTCCTGCTGATCGTTGCGCGAAAGGTCTGGCGGGGCGATTTCGATACAGAGCGGCGGGGCTTTTTCACCAGTCGAAAGGGTCAATACGAAGCTGTTGAGATCATGGGCCTCTACTGGCACTTCGTCGATCTTGTCTGGGTTTTCATCTTCGCATTCTTCTATCTGTGGTGAGGAGCGCCATCATGAACGAAACAGCGCCAGTTCAAACGCGAACCGAACATCAACAGCATTCCATACGGCTTTATCTACTCGTCTGGGGGCTGCTCTTCGTCCTCAGCGCCTTTTCCTACATGGTCGATTATCTGGGCATACAGGGTTATCCGCGCTGGTCGCTGATCATCCTCTTCATGCTTCTCAAGGCGGGGCTGATCATCGCAGTCTTCATGCACATGGCATGGGAACGGCTGGCCCTTGTTTACGCCGTTTTACTTCCCCCGATACTGGTGCTGGTTTTCATGGCGCTCATGATGTCGGAGGCGAATTACACACTCTTTACCCGACTGTCCTTCTTCGGCGCCACGCCCTGAATGACGTGAGCGCCGGAGAGGAAAGGCGTTCAATCCCTCAGAGGCGTTCCGGCTCGACGACCTTGCGGTAGAGGTGCCAGGTGGCATGTCCGAGAACCGGTATGACGATGGCAAGACCGGCGAAGAAAACTGCAAAGCCTGCTGCCAGCAGAACTGCCACGATCAGTCCCCACAACATCATTTCGATCGGATTGACGACCACCGCTTTCAACGACGTGTAAACCGCTGCCAAAGCGCCGGTATCGCGATCGAGAAGGAGCGGAAAAGCGACAACCGTGGTGCAGAGCACAATCAGGGCAAAGAAGAAGCCAATCAGGTTGCCATAGAGCATCAACTGCCAACCCTGAGATGTCGTGAAAACATCACTGATAAAGGTCATCAGCGATGCCGGCT
Proteins encoded in this window:
- a CDS encoding low specificity L-threonine aldolase; this translates as MFFASDNWAGAHPAINDRLSKESTRFAAAYGTSELDRSIESRFNELFEREVAVFFVATGTAANSLSLASIARPGGLTFCHSEAHIIEDECGAPDFFSGMRMVAVEGPNGKMLPENLVERIARYPQDAIHHGRAAAVSMTQATEVGTVYTLDEIDAISKIAKNNGLPLHMDGARFANALVSLGTTPAEMTWKRGVDVLSFGGTKNGCWCAEAIVFFDPTLAKDFAFLRKRTAQLFSKSRFIAAQFDAYLQDDLWLGLASHANAMADRLRAGFGSLNSARLAWPTSANEVFAILPKASADAATEKGAKFYDWLVPRDMPEKVADDEMLIRMVTSFATTEADVNEFLSICGAA
- a CDS encoding LLM class flavin-dependent oxidoreductase — encoded protein: MGIERKLHLGAFMRPVSLHTGAWRYPGAWPDANFNFAHLTRFAQQLEAAKFDAFFMADHLAVLNMPVEALRRSHTVTSFEPFTLLSALAAVTSRIGLVATASTTFDEPYHVARRFASLDHLSGGRAGWNIVTTANPDAALNFGRETQPDHSQRYSRAREFYDVVTGLWDSFADDAFIRDTESGIFFDPDRMHAVHHKGREFSVQGPLNIARPVQGWPVIVQAGASEPGRQLAAETAEVVFAAPAHLAAGKSFYKDVKDRAVAAGRSYDDIVILPGAFVVVGDTVEEARAKRARLDSLVHYDSAIASLSIALGHDASTFDPDGPLPDIPETNASKSSRERVIELARTEGLTVRQLAQRLGGYAGLAFVGTPATIADDMERWLHEEGSDGFNVSFPFLPAGLDDFTRLVVPELQRRNLFRTEYDGTTLRDHLGLRRPANRFFPSSDEGEAN
- a CDS encoding MYG1 family protein produces the protein MIPDFLVTHSGGFHADELLSSVILTRLFPEARLVRSRAPEWITPGEDRIIYDVGGAYDEAKGIFDHHQRGAPLRDDGQPYSSFGLIWKHYGRNYLAALAIPAEHIEAVHASFDSGFVLPVDLVDNGALSPSTAGQLAGLTLPALLEILKPVFDETDPEAETRAFHAALDIARSFVEAKIAKSAAKLRAEALVNKAIVDAGAGYILELPLGMPFRPAIVKAGADHLLFVVHPRGNDWCLTGIRRADEGFELRADLPLAWAGLTNEDLEAASGVKGASFCHNGRFIAAAKTRDAAMAMAELAVKEAFATGAVATSA
- the greA gene encoding transcription elongation factor GreA — encoded protein: MSVAFTKEESSETASETLLPDRPISSHPNLVTQTGMKALELQLQQARDAYEATNAIEDINERRRQAASPLRDVRYFAARVRTAQVIPDPASFDTIAFGNTVTFSRDDGRVQTYRIVGEDEADPKAGSISFVSPVATRLMGKAVGDAVEMGGHELEIISIS
- a CDS encoding acylphosphatase; the protein is MSSDQKAMLVRITGKVQGVSFRVWTRQEALKLGLAGSVRNEADGSVVALIAGPEHAVSSMIEGFWHGPRGASVVDVQTQAVTLQDWPTGFHITG
- a CDS encoding VOC family protein — protein: MAKNTVCVWYDKDAEAAARFYTTTFPNSVMGAIVRAPGDYPSGKEGDVLTVEFTVGGVPCVGLNGGPVFKHNEAFSFQISTEDQEETDRYWNAIVGNGGEESECGWCRDKWGISWQITPRTLIEALTAGGDEAKRAFDAMMTMKKINVAAIEAARRG
- a CDS encoding cytochrome c family protein, producing MTCRGFLLLATLFVFSPPAAYAQEGDVTAGAIVFKKCATCHVTETDQNKVGPSLNGLFGRKAGTHPDFSYSAAMKDAGEGGLVWDEATLRDYLHNPKSKVKGTKMAFAGLKDDTEITNLTAYLKQFSK
- a CDS encoding cytochrome c oxidase subunit II translates to MAVVLILVLLVVGSVLFHMLSPWWWTPIASNWSYIDHTLVITFWITGIVFIAVVLFVAYCVFRFRHKPGNRAAYEPENRKLEWTLAGGTAIGVAAMLAPGLIVWDRFISVPADAAPVEIVGQQWLWSFRLPGADGKLGRSDTSAVTPDNPLGLDKNDTSGLDDVIVDGGELHVPVGKPVKVLLRSIDVIHDFYVPEFRAKMDMIPGMVTFFWFTPTRTGTFDVLCAELCGVGHPQMRGTVVVDDAATYQAWLEQQPTFTQLTASEAPQPSN
- a CDS encoding cytochrome c oxidase subunit I, yielding MTEIRSDSADAIPPAEVAEMELYHPKSWWTRYVFSQDAKVIAVQYSLTALSIGLVALVLSWLMRLQLAFPGYFTFIDADRYYQFITMHGMIMVVYLLTALFLGGFGNYLIPLMVGARDMVFPYANMLSYWIYLLAVLILVAGFFAPGGPSGAGWTLYPPQSVLSGTPGGSNWGIVLMLSSLIVFIIGFTLGGLNYVVTVLQGRTRGMTLMRMPLTVWGIFTATVMALLAFPALFVASVMMLFDRLLGTSFFMPAIVEMGTQLQHGGGSPILFQHLFWFFGHPEVYIVALPAFGIVSDLISTHARKNIFGYRMMVWAIVIIAALSFVVWAHHMYVSGMNPAFGFFFATTTLIIAVPTAIKVYNWVLTLWRGDIHLTLPMLFALSFIVTFVNGGLTGLFLGNVVVDVPLSDTMFVVAHFHMVMGVAPILVVFGAIYHWYPKVTGRMLNTILGHIHFWITFLGAYAIFFPMHYLGLIGVPRRYYELGETAFVPASAHTLNIFITVMALIVGAGQMVFLFNLVWSLFKGKPAGGNPWRATTLEWQTPQTPPAHGNWGRELPVVYRWAYDYSVPGATEDFIPQTVPATGGNTREATS
- a CDS encoding cytochrome-c oxidase — protein: MSATLIFLTAIGAVIVWWMSGQRLTSKPWLETGTIPLTDHPSTPPIKIGLFVFLGVVGALFSLFISAYFMRMASSDWWATPVPRILWLNTGVLILASATLQWAKVEAKRGRESAVRHDLTASFVLALLFLIGQVEAWRELASSGFVFSGNPADSFFYLLTGLHGLHILGGILVLGHTTVRAFSADFPRNRLRLSIDLSAIYAHFMLAVWLILFAIFAGWANDFADLCRQLLN
- a CDS encoding bb3-type cytochrome oxidase subunit IV; its protein translation is MVQSAQTHGNQPVRPSGLKGIAADFSSDQRAFKTASWGKAMMWFFILSDIFVFGCFLLAYMTARMSTTVPWPNPSEVFALHIAGQDVPLILIAIMTFVLISSSGTMAMAVNFGYRREKGKTAVLMLLTALLGVSFVGMQAFEWTKLISEGVRPWENPWGAVQFGSTFFMITGFHGTHVTIGVIFLLIVARKVWRGDFDTERRGFFTSRKGQYEAVEIMGLYWHFVDLVWVFIFAFFYLW
- a CDS encoding cytochrome C oxidase subunit IV; translated protein: MNETAPVQTRTEHQQHSIRLYLLVWGLLFVLSAFSYMVDYLGIQGYPRWSLIILFMLLKAGLIIAVFMHMAWERLALVYAVLLPPILVLVFMALMMSEANYTLFTRLSFFGATP